TTCACCCGTTTGCCGATGAGATGCTTGTAACGCTCGTCTTCCGCATTCACGGCCACGGCCACGTCGCCGAACATGGTCTCCGGCCGCGTGGTGGACACGGTGATCGATTGCGAGGGATCGTCCGCGAGGGGATAGCGGATGGACCAGAAATGGCCCGCCGATTCCTTGTTCTCCACCTCTTCGTCGGCCAAGGCGGTTTGCAGCGCCGGGCACCAGTTGATCAGGCGCGTGCCCCGGTAGATGAGGCCGTCCTCGTACAGGCGCACGAACACTTCGCGCACCGCCTTGGACAATCCTTCGTCCATGGTGAAGCGTAAGCGGGACCAGTCGCAGGAGCTGCCTAAGCGCTTCAGCTGGTTGACGATGCGATCGCCGTATTCGTTTTTCCATTCCCACACCTTGGCCACGAAGGCCTCGCGACCGAGCTGATGGCGGGTCACCCCTTGCTTAGCCAATTGCTTTTCCACCACCGACTGGGTGGCGATTCCGGCATGGTCCGTGCCCGGCTGCCACAGCACTCGGTAGCCCTGCAAGCGCTTGAAGCGGGTCAGCACGTCCTGCAAGGTGTTGTTGAGGGCATGCCCCATATGCAGGGCTCCCGTCACGTTGGGCGGCGGGATGACGATGGTGAAGGGCTTACCGGATCCCTGCGGCTTGAAAGCGCCGGCATCCGTCCAGGTGCGGTACCATTTTTCTTCAATGTCCTGGGGGGAGTAGCGGCTATCCATGGCTGTCTCTTCGGGGATGTGTAGTTCCCAATATAATTACGATGCCTTGGATGGCGGGTCGAGGTGGGTCCCGGGCGGTCCGGGGCGGAGTGCCGGCTCGGAGGGTCGCTTTCGGAATTGCGGTCCTTCCGCGGTCCGGGGAAGCGGGACGCCCGCGCATTTGAAGAGCGCGGGCTTTCTGATAGGATATCAATCCGCGTCCCCGGACCGCGACGCGCCCCAACTCGCCGGCCCGCCGTCCCGGTCCGCCCGTGTCCCGCCATGCACCGCTAGCACGGCACCGCTTGTATTGGGTAATGCCGCTGGTGCGCGGTGGGTTCCGCCATGGAAAGACGGCGTTTGGGTGAATCGCCCGGCTTGGACGATTCGCCGCTGCAGCCCGACTTCGAGTCGGGATTCCGCCTTATTGGGGGGTGATTTTGATGTTGTCGATGGCGAACCCCTCCGATGGCGTCCCGGAGCGAAAATCGAGTTCGGTTAAGTTCGTGCCCCCGGCCAGAATGATTCTTCTGTCTCCTTGGTCGAAAATTATGTGAGGCCAATGGATCCAACTTCCATTCGAGCGCCGTCCATATAAACTAACGACGCCGTCCGTCCCATAATAAGAGTTCGCGGTAAAGATATTGTTGATGCCGTCCTCGGGCAGCGTCACGACGAGAGCCATGTTAGGGTCGTCCCACTCGGATTTAGACGCATAGCGGGGAAAAAACTCCGCATCGTCTTGATTAGTGCAATTGTCGTCGGTCCCATGTCCCATTTTTCCGTAGGAGCCGACGCACATATCCGGTTTCTCGCCAATCAGGGTATACCGGTCGCCTACGCTTGGGGTTACCAGCGCATAGAAGGGGAAACATGGTTGGATATACCAGGGCGAGCTCGCAAAGCGCTGATAAGCATGGTCCTCCATGTGGGACAATCCCTTGGGGGAATCGAAATCGATCACGCAGGCGAGGTTGGACGCGGTTTTCGCGGCAGGTTTGGATTCAATATTCAGTTCGGATGCGGGCTGCGCCTGGGATTGGGGGCCGCGCGTTTTCAGGAAAGCCGCCAACTCTTCACCTTGGAGCACTTGTGCTTCGACCACGGTGTCACTCTTCGGATTCGGCGCCGCCTGTTCCGACTGGGCGGCACCGCGGGGCTGTTCGCCGCGGGAACTGGGATCGACGCTTTGGTTGCACGCGGACAGTCCGGCTGCCAATAGCGCAAGCCCGGAGAATCCGAGGGAACAAATCAAACGACCGTCTTTGTGTTTCAGCATAGCTTCTCCTTGTCCGATTCCAGCGAAACCGGCTTGAGGTTGAGGAAGGGCGCCCTTTTGATCTTTGAATTCTTGCGTGAGGCCCGAAATTGGGATGCGCCGCCGCGCCCACTTGTTTCAGGATAAATCGTCTCCCCGCGCTTGAGCATCTCCACGAACGCCGCGATTTTCTTTTTCCTTCCGGCTTCCGTCTTCATGTAGTGCACCCCGAAAGCCAGCGCGAACCGGTTCTGGGCGTTGAGTTTGGCCAGCATCGCCTTGGCCTTAGGCGAAGCATCGATGGCGGCCTGGAGATCGTCGGGAATCCCCATTTCCTTGCTGCCGCCCGGGAAACGCGGCCGGCCACCCCTGCCTCCCGCGACCGGTTTTTGATAGCTTTACGGCTCCCCCACCAAGGACTGCATGGCCACCTCCATCCAACAGGGCGTTTCCGGATTTTTGGCCCACATGTCCTATGTCTACGTCCTGGCAGGCTTGTTCGTCGGGTTCATCGTGGGGATGACGGGCGTGGGCGGCGGCAGCCTCATGACCCCGATCCTGCTCCACTTCGGCATCGTGCCCGTCAACGCTGTCGGGACCGATCTGCTTTACGCGGCCATCACCAAGGCCAACGGCGTTTTGGTCCACCAGAAAAAGAAGAACGTGGATTGGTCCATCACCATGCGGCTCGCCTGCGGCAGCATTCCCGCCGCCGTGCTGACCCTGATCGCCTTCCGGCTGATGCAATCCCACGGCCCCGCCCGCGCCACCAACGCGGTCATCACCTATTCGCTGGGCATCGCGCTGCTTATCACTTCGGTCGCCATCATATGCAAGCAACCCCTGCTCAATTGGAGCCACCGCAACGACGTGTTCCTGACGCGCATGACCGAATCGCAACGGCATGTCGCGACGGTCATCATCGGTTTCGTCTTGGGAATCATCGTCTCCATTACTTCCATCGGAGCCGGGGCCTTGGGAACCATGGCCTTGTTCCTGGTCTTCCCGCTTCTGCCTACCTCCAAGCTGGTCGGGACCGAAATCGCCCACGCCGTTCCCTTGACCCTCATCGCGGGACTCGGCCACGCCAGCGCGGGCAATGTGGATTTCATGCTGCTCGGCAACCTGCTGGTGGGCTCCCTGCCCGGTATCTGGCTGGGAAGCCATGCCGCGGGGGCGGTGCCGGAAAAGGTCCTGCGCCCGATCCTCGCGGCCATGCTGGTATACGCCGGCCTCAAACTGCTCCTGAAGTAATCGACCGCGGCCGCGCCTTGGCGGATCTCCTCCCGTCCAAGGCGCCTTGCGCCGTTACTCCCGCCGTTCTTCACGTACCGGTTTTACGTCGGCGGGGATTTCCGACGCGGAAGCGACCGGGCGGTATTCCACGTCGAACGATCCGCGATACCCGAATAGGCGTCCCCAAAACCGGTTGCTCACTTCTACGGAGATGCGGAAGCGGCCCTGGGACTCATCGAACCATTCGCATACTTCGGCCCGGCCGGAGAAAAGCATGGGAAACCGGAAGCCCAGGAAACCTTCGTAGAACCGCTGCTCTCCGGAAACCAAGCGCAGCCCGCCGTTAGGCGCGACGGACAAGCCTATGTCCACGGCCAGATGCTGATGGGTGCCCAGGTAATCGACGATGCGCGCGCGCGCGGGGCTGTAGATCATCGTCGCATCGAAGCGGCGGCGTTTACCGGGGAATTCGTATTTCCTCACCCACGTGACGGTCTCCCTGCCGAAGCCGTCCGTATAGGCGTAGTTTTCGATGGTGAAGGGAACGTTTCGCCCCTGCTGGGGGAACATGATGTTGCGCCACGCGCCGACGTACAGGAACGGCACGGTGTAGACGGGTCCGAGCCAAACTTCTTCCATGACCCCCTTCCCGATGGACGCGATCCCATCCGCGCTGCGGAATCCGAACCGCTCC
The Fibrobacterota bacterium genome window above contains:
- a CDS encoding sulfite exporter TauE/SafE family protein; amino-acid sequence: MSYVYVLAGLFVGFIVGMTGVGGGSLMTPILLHFGIVPVNAVGTDLLYAAITKANGVLVHQKKKNVDWSITMRLACGSIPAAVLTLIAFRLMQSHGPARATNAVITYSLGIALLITSVAIICKQPLLNWSHRNDVFLTRMTESQRHVATVIIGFVLGIIVSITSIGAGALGTMALFLVFPLLPTSKLVGTEIAHAVPLTLIAGLGHASAGNVDFMLLGNLLVGSLPGIWLGSHAAGAVPEKVLRPILAAMLVYAGLKLLLK
- a CDS encoding DUF4166 domain-containing protein, translating into MRSIYAQAMGPDFAKLHPNIQERFGFRSADGIASIGKGVMEEVWLGPVYTVPFLYVGAWRNIMFPQQGRNVPFTIENYAYTDGFGRETVTWVRKYEFPGKRRRFDATMIYSPARARIVDYLGTHQHLAVDIGLSVAPNGGLRLVSGEQRFYEGFLGFRFPMLFSGRAEVCEWFDESQGRFRISVEVSNRFWGRLFGYRGSFDVEYRPVASASEIPADVKPVREERRE